In the Sediminibacter sp. Hel_I_10 genome, one interval contains:
- a CDS encoding IS110 family transposase encodes MNKDIKYFGIDISALVFDVTDSDGNYYQFRNNGLGFEKFTKLLNNTSHCVMEATGYYHYQLAYHLLESGIKVSVENPLSVKRFIQMGLSKIKTDKSDSKLICSYAEQVDLKLWKGNSKNEIECLQITRALSVYTKQSTMLKNKLHGESVLGNPSKVVLTSLKRSLRQLQREIKLLEDKLLVLVKEVHQDLLTRLKTIPGIGPKTAITLVVLTGGFDRFTSAGELCSYAGLTPVIRQSGSSVKGRPRISKIGNQKLRNLLFMCSFNACQYNKACRDLYERIVAKGKSKKLALIAVCNKLLKQAFAIAKSGLIFDQEYKSKLVRN; translated from the coding sequence ATGAATAAAGATATTAAATATTTTGGTATTGACATTAGTGCGTTAGTATTCGATGTTACAGATTCTGATGGTAATTATTATCAGTTTAGAAACAATGGATTGGGCTTTGAGAAGTTTACAAAACTCTTAAATAACACTAGTCATTGTGTAATGGAAGCTACGGGTTATTATCATTATCAGTTAGCGTACCATTTATTAGAATCAGGTATAAAAGTATCTGTAGAGAATCCATTATCTGTTAAACGTTTTATTCAGATGGGCTTATCAAAAATTAAGACCGACAAGAGCGATTCAAAACTTATTTGTTCTTATGCAGAGCAGGTGGACTTAAAGCTTTGGAAAGGCAACTCTAAGAATGAAATAGAATGTCTTCAAATCACTAGAGCTCTTTCTGTTTATACAAAACAGAGCACTATGCTTAAAAACAAATTACATGGTGAGTCTGTATTGGGCAATCCTAGTAAGGTCGTGTTGACGTCTTTAAAACGTAGTTTAAGACAGCTCCAGAGAGAGATAAAACTATTAGAGGACAAGTTATTAGTTTTGGTAAAAGAGGTTCATCAAGATTTGTTAACGCGATTAAAAACCATACCTGGTATAGGTCCTAAAACAGCCATTACGCTAGTGGTTTTAACAGGTGGATTTGATCGTTTTACAAGTGCAGGTGAGTTATGCAGTTACGCAGGTTTAACGCCAGTGATACGGCAAAGTGGAAGCAGTGTAAAAGGGAGGCCACGAATAAGTAAAATAGGAAACCAGAAACTTAGAAATTTATTATTTATGTGCAGTTTTAACGCTTGTCAATACAATAAAGCTTGTCGTGATTTATATGAGCGAATCGTCGCTAAGGGAAAGAGCAAAAAACTTGCGCTAATAGCGGTATGCAATAAGCTGTTGAAACAAGCATTTGCTATAGCTAAATCAGGTTTGATATTTGATCAAGAATATAAGAGTAAGCTAGTGAGAAATTAA
- a CDS encoding HNH endonuclease, which translates to MNYLKKILKKIMPQQNYENYWKLTVEYTDIHGDRFRGTLQLITDFIDEHSGEEFSTELYSDLQDIVNQNYPKTDMGSVRKSINQFVKLGFINYHLQSYHSNTKDFLEARTNKKRNTLFSKIVYSNAKFNSGVTVNHNWSQINFLIKTLIEVGKLSKEEILALMLVDISTIEKGFINQEELNSYVSDARDIGFVERKYNQIGYLTNFLKKLDDVVFVRDELYFEEDAKRIFGEELEIPTRRRDPYMHLLYKNQLFEESELIYENHRLCMLEKLEYPVLIASHIKPFIDSNEDEAYDPNNGLLLSRTIDSLFDLKYISFSDEGEMLFSNRIAEDVKEFWQDYRLENNILNDERKNYLAYHRNLMTERDARA; encoded by the coding sequence ATGAACTATCTCAAAAAAATATTAAAAAAGATTATGCCACAGCAGAATTATGAGAACTATTGGAAGTTAACAGTTGAGTACACAGATATTCACGGAGACAGATTTAGAGGAACTTTACAATTAATAACTGACTTTATTGACGAGCATTCTGGAGAAGAATTTTCAACTGAACTTTATAGTGATTTACAAGATATTGTTAATCAAAATTACCCTAAAACAGATATGGGTTCAGTACGCAAAAGCATTAATCAATTTGTTAAGTTAGGTTTTATAAACTATCATCTTCAATCTTATCACTCAAACACCAAAGATTTTTTAGAAGCTAGAACTAACAAAAAAAGAAACACTTTGTTTTCAAAAATTGTTTACTCAAATGCAAAGTTCAATAGTGGAGTAACTGTTAATCATAACTGGAGTCAAATTAATTTTTTGATAAAAACATTAATAGAAGTAGGCAAGCTATCAAAAGAAGAAATTCTTGCATTAATGCTTGTAGATATTTCAACTATAGAGAAAGGCTTTATAAATCAAGAAGAATTAAATAGTTATGTATCAGATGCAAGAGACATAGGTTTTGTAGAAAGAAAATATAACCAAATTGGGTATTTGACAAACTTTCTTAAAAAACTTGATGATGTAGTTTTTGTGAGGGATGAATTATATTTTGAGGAAGATGCGAAAAGAATATTTGGAGAGGAATTAGAAATACCAACAAGACGAAGAGACCCATATATGCATCTTCTTTACAAGAATCAATTATTTGAAGAATCTGAATTGATTTACGAAAATCATAGGTTGTGTATGCTTGAAAAATTGGAATATCCTGTTTTAATAGCAAGTCATATAAAACCGTTTATTGATTCTAATGAAGATGAAGCCTACGACCCAAATAATGGCTTACTTTTAAGTAGAACAATTGATTCTCTATTTGACTTAAAATATATTTCATTTTCTGACGAAGGAGAAATGTTGTTCTCTAATAGAATTGCAGAAGATGTAAAGGAATTTTGGCAAGACTATAGGCTTGAAAACAATATTTTGAATGACGAAAGAAAAAATTATCTGGCTTATCATAGAAATTTAATGACTGAAAGAGATGCCAGAGCATAA
- a CDS encoding DNA adenine methylase, producing MFKYPKVNYIGNKEKIAKWICDQFPQDAETLFDAFSGGCSLSYEAKCRGLEVYTNDILKINYHIANALIKNNKTLLNKQDIDLIFSGEPFEGFMFKNYSEVYFFPKECKELDLYRNNIEKLDSEEKKSLAFTLIRRAMIRKMPYSRFNLNWDKIVQLRDEEYSYEKYKRRRAYHNQSFKFHFLKNLDDYNNAVFNNNKKNKAYNDDIFNLLDTVSADVIYLDPPYTGTMNNYFGFYGLVDDFITSKKTEPFENNFINKKIAVELFDKLFSKLSNFKYWYLSYNNSSYPSKDELLYLLKKYSDNVQVIERKHVYKITGKEKKETNKEYLFIVKNELSQKNIKKDYATAEL from the coding sequence ATGTTTAAATATCCTAAAGTCAATTATATTGGCAATAAAGAAAAAATTGCAAAATGGATTTGCGACCAATTCCCACAAGATGCGGAAACACTTTTTGATGCTTTTTCTGGAGGCTGTTCTTTAAGCTACGAGGCTAAATGTAGAGGTTTAGAAGTTTATACAAATGATATTTTAAAAATAAACTATCATATTGCTAACGCATTAATAAAAAACAACAAAACGCTTCTTAACAAGCAAGATATTGATTTAATATTTTCAGGCGAACCTTTTGAGGGTTTTATGTTTAAAAATTATTCAGAAGTTTATTTTTTTCCAAAAGAATGTAAAGAACTTGATTTATATAGAAATAACATTGAGAAGTTAGATTCAGAAGAAAAAAAATCATTGGCTTTTACCCTAATCAGAAGAGCTATGATTAGAAAAATGCCATATTCTCGCTTTAATCTTAATTGGGATAAAATTGTTCAATTACGAGATGAAGAATACAGTTATGAAAAGTACAAACGAAGAAGAGCTTATCACAACCAATCATTCAAATTTCATTTCTTGAAAAATTTAGATGACTATAACAATGCTGTATTTAACAACAACAAAAAAAACAAAGCATATAATGATGATATTTTTAATTTGTTAGATACAGTTTCAGCAGATGTTATTTATTTAGACCCACCATACACAGGCACAATGAATAATTACTTTGGGTTTTATGGTTTAGTAGATGATTTTATTACCTCAAAAAAAACAGAACCTTTTGAAAACAATTTTATTAATAAAAAAATTGCAGTTGAATTATTTGACAAATTATTCTCAAAATTATCAAATTTTAAATATTGGTATTTAAGCTATAATAACTCTTCCTATCCTTCAAAAGATGAACTTCTTTATTTGTTAAAAAAGTATTCAGACAATGTGCAAGTCATTGAAAGAAAACACGTTTACAAAATCACAGGAAAAGAAAAAAAAGAAACTAATAAGGAATATTTATTCATTGTTAAAAATGAACTATCTCAAAAAAATATTAAAAAAGATTATGCCACAGCAGAATTATGA
- a CDS encoding DNA cytosine methyltransferase has translation MKTKLKYIDLFSGAGGFSLGFDNKGFQNVFSIDIEPRFCETYKHNFSNHQLIEKDICELSDSEIKYLKEFDEIDVVIGGPPCQGFSIAGNIGRKFVDDPRNRLFKEFVRVVKIIKPKFFVMENVARLYTHNKGETRNEIIKDFEKLGYNVDCKILNSADYGVPQVRKRVIFIGTSTNQKIEFPPKEVENYISVKEALSKYPKLESGEESSIPNHIAMSHSEQMLNKMSYVSDGGDRNEIPVKIRPKSGDVRKYIKYASDKPSVCVTGDMRKIFHYEQNRALTVRELAKLQSFPDDFIFKGNRISQQQQVGNSVPPKMAEAIAKVIIKMNGNV, from the coding sequence ATGAAAACTAAACTAAAATATATAGACTTGTTTTCAGGTGCTGGTGGCTTCTCATTAGGCTTTGACAACAAAGGTTTTCAAAATGTATTTTCCATTGATATTGAACCACGATTTTGTGAAACGTACAAACATAATTTTTCAAATCATCAACTTATCGAGAAAGATATTTGTGAGTTATCTGACTCTGAAATAAAATATCTTAAAGAGTTTGACGAAATAGATGTTGTAATTGGTGGACCACCTTGCCAAGGATTCAGTATTGCAGGAAATATTGGTAGAAAGTTTGTTGACGACCCAAGAAATAGATTATTTAAAGAATTTGTAAGAGTTGTAAAAATTATAAAACCAAAATTCTTTGTGATGGAGAATGTTGCAAGATTGTACACTCACAACAAAGGCGAAACAAGAAACGAAATAATAAAAGATTTCGAAAAACTCGGATATAACGTAGATTGTAAAATTTTAAATTCAGCAGATTATGGTGTTCCACAAGTTAGGAAAAGAGTAATTTTTATTGGTACTTCAACAAACCAAAAAATTGAATTTCCACCAAAAGAAGTGGAAAATTATATTTCTGTAAAAGAAGCATTGTCAAAATATCCTAAATTAGAATCTGGTGAGGAATCTTCGATTCCTAACCATATTGCAATGTCGCATTCAGAACAAATGCTAAACAAAATGAGCTATGTTTCTGATGGTGGAGATAGAAACGAGATTCCCGTAAAAATAAGACCAAAATCTGGTGATGTTAGAAAATATATTAAATACGCAAGTGACAAACCTTCGGTTTGTGTAACAGGTGATATGCGTAAAATTTTTCATTACGAACAGAATAGAGCTTTAACAGTTCGAGAACTTGCAAAATTGCAATCATTTCCCGATGATTTTATATTTAAAGGAAATAGAATATCGCAACAACAACAAGTAGGCAATTCGGTTCCACCTAAAATGGCGGAAGCGATTGCAAAAGTAATTATCAAAATGAACGGAAATGTTTAA
- a CDS encoding helix-turn-helix transcriptional regulator: MASFGHFIKTEREKREWTQTEFGAKIGINSSAISRIENGTQKFSKSKLKSLATLFEYELQKITDLFFADKFAREAFKYKCSDSIFSVAEDTANYIKNTNVKQAELDL, from the coding sequence ATGGCAAGTTTCGGACATTTCATTAAAACTGAAAGAGAGAAAAGAGAATGGACACAAACCGAATTTGGAGCAAAAATCGGAATTAATTCAAGTGCAATTAGCAGAATTGAAAACGGAACTCAAAAATTCAGTAAATCTAAATTAAAATCACTCGCTACTCTATTTGAATATGAATTACAAAAAATAACGGACTTGTTCTTTGCTGATAAATTTGCGAGAGAAGCCTTTAAATACAAATGTTCGGATTCTATTTTTTCAGTAGCAGAAGATACCGCAAATTACATAAAGAATACAAATGTTAAACAAGCTGAATTAGATTTATGA
- a CDS encoding peptidylprolyl isomerase codes for MMPLKLLRFIILLVFLTNCEDKKSSLKNTEKVVDSTTVEEQEAVVQDTMSDVQQRKHPLLNDKNAMEFFLQYEKENKENKVRLVTKYGNIDILLFDETKFHRANFIFLAKQHYFDSTQFYRVIKDYIIQGGSTDNREVMGKRNDIGKYLLPTDTKRGFHHDRGVISMPSSDIDNPYKLASPYEFFITLRDVYQLDGDYTIFGRVIDGIDVADKIASVKTDDADWPLRNIYIERVEILD; via the coding sequence ATGATGCCCTTAAAACTCTTACGCTTTATTATTCTGTTAGTTTTTTTAACGAATTGTGAAGATAAAAAATCCAGTCTTAAAAATACCGAGAAAGTTGTTGATAGTACTACTGTAGAAGAGCAAGAAGCCGTGGTTCAAGACACGATGTCTGATGTACAGCAACGTAAACATCCGCTACTCAATGATAAAAATGCGATGGAATTCTTTCTTCAGTATGAAAAAGAGAATAAGGAAAACAAGGTGCGTCTCGTTACAAAATATGGCAATATTGACATTTTGCTGTTTGATGAAACCAAGTTTCACAGAGCAAACTTTATTTTTTTGGCCAAGCAACATTATTTTGACAGTACGCAGTTTTACAGGGTCATAAAAGACTATATCATTCAAGGCGGTAGTACCGACAATCGTGAGGTGATGGGGAAACGAAACGATATTGGAAAATACTTACTGCCAACCGATACCAAGCGCGGTTTTCATCATGACAGAGGTGTAATTTCAATGCCCAGTAGTGATATAGACAATCCTTATAAATTGGCATCCCCTTACGAGTTTTTTATCACGTTACGCGATGTTTACCAACTTGATGGTGATTACACTATTTTTGGAAGAGTCATTGACGGAATTGACGTTGCAGATAAGATTGCCAGTGTAAAAACGGATGATGCTGATTGGCCTTTACGCAACATTTATATAGAGCGGGTTGAGATCTTAGATTAG
- a CDS encoding CoA pyrophosphatase, which produces MDFTTFKETISKIINLELLGESSQFKMSPPFRKELIDENRAAMKTAKRAGVMALFYPNYNHETHLILILRKTYKGVHSAQVGFPGGKFESSDPSLEYTALRETEEEIGVPVQDISVIKAMSPLYIPPSNFTVAPFIGITQATPKFVKQDSEVEELIEVKLSDFLNENSTTEVSVMTSMKKELNVPAFKLNGYTVWGATAMMLSEVKDLLKMVF; this is translated from the coding sequence ATGGATTTTACAACATTTAAGGAAACAATTTCAAAAATAATTAATCTAGAGCTTTTGGGCGAATCCTCTCAGTTTAAAATGTCACCGCCATTTAGAAAAGAACTTATTGATGAAAATAGAGCGGCCATGAAAACAGCAAAAAGAGCAGGAGTAATGGCACTATTTTATCCTAACTATAACCATGAAACACACCTCATTCTTATCTTAAGAAAAACCTACAAAGGCGTACATTCGGCACAAGTCGGGTTTCCTGGCGGAAAGTTTGAAAGCTCAGACCCATCTTTAGAATATACCGCTTTACGTGAAACGGAAGAAGAAATAGGCGTTCCTGTGCAAGATATCTCAGTGATTAAAGCCATGAGTCCTTTATATATTCCTCCTAGTAATTTTACCGTAGCGCCTTTTATCGGAATTACGCAAGCGACTCCCAAGTTTGTCAAACAAGATTCGGAGGTTGAAGAACTTATAGAAGTAAAATTATCCGATTTTTTAAATGAAAACAGCACAACAGAAGTCAGCGTAATGACCTCCATGAAAAAAGAATTGAATGTGCCAGCTTTCAAACTGAATGGTTATACCGTCTGGGGCGCTACAGCCATGATGTTGAGTGAGGTAAAAGACTTGTTAAAAATGGTGTTCTGA
- a CDS encoding 1-acyl-sn-glycerol-3-phosphate acyltransferase encodes MGLFKKNPFGHILFIKKWLIRILGALTHQRFRGFNELQIDGSEIIKNLPENNVLFISNHQTYFADVIAMFHVFNASLSNRDDSIKNIGYLWNPKLNIYYVAAKETMKSGLLPKILAYVGSVSIERTWRAEGKNINRQVKMSDISSIGKALNDGWVITFPQGTTTPFKPIRKGTAHIIKRYKPVVVPIVIDGFRRSFDKKGLRVKKKNIFQSMEIKAPLDIDYENESIDSIVEKIEYAIEQHPSFLKVISKEELEEKERLNQELRNW; translated from the coding sequence ATGGGATTATTTAAGAAAAACCCTTTTGGGCATATACTTTTTATTAAAAAATGGTTGATCAGAATCTTGGGAGCGTTGACTCACCAAAGATTTAGAGGGTTTAATGAGCTACAGATTGACGGCTCAGAAATTATTAAAAATCTTCCAGAGAATAACGTATTATTTATTTCTAACCACCAAACTTACTTTGCAGATGTTATTGCAATGTTTCATGTTTTTAATGCAAGTTTGAGTAATCGTGACGATTCCATAAAGAATATCGGTTATTTGTGGAACCCAAAACTGAATATTTATTACGTTGCTGCAAAGGAAACGATGAAATCTGGTCTTCTGCCAAAAATATTGGCTTACGTTGGTTCTGTAAGTATTGAACGCACGTGGAGGGCAGAAGGTAAAAACATCAACCGCCAAGTAAAAATGAGTGATATCTCAAGTATAGGAAAAGCATTGAATGATGGCTGGGTCATCACATTTCCGCAGGGAACCACCACACCATTTAAACCAATTAGAAAAGGAACGGCTCACATTATTAAACGCTATAAACCTGTAGTGGTGCCCATTGTAATCGATGGATTTAGAAGATCGTTTGACAAGAAGGGATTAAGGGTTAAAAAGAAAAACATATTTCAATCTATGGAGATTAAAGCGCCATTGGATATTGATTATGAAAATGAATCTATCGACTCTATTGTAGAAAAAATAGAATACGCTATTGAACAGCATCCTTCATTTTTAAAGGTGATTTCAAAAGAAGAGTTAGAAGAAAAAGAGCGCTTAAACCAAGAACTCCGTAACTGGTAA
- a CDS encoding RNA polymerase sigma factor — translation MDKALEHNFVELLEQHQNIVHKVCRLYTNNQHAHNDLFQEITIQLWKAYPKFRGDAKFSTWMYRVGLNTAITLYRKSKRRVNTQEFESVAFKIKAEPYDDTADQQLKLLYQAVHQLNDIEKALVFLYLEDKNYSEISETLGISEVNARVKMNRVKKKLRTILNP, via the coding sequence TTGGACAAAGCCCTTGAACATAATTTCGTGGAATTGCTAGAACAGCATCAAAACATTGTGCATAAGGTGTGTAGATTATACACCAATAACCAACATGCACATAATGATCTGTTTCAAGAAATTACCATACAGTTGTGGAAGGCCTATCCTAAATTTAGAGGTGATGCCAAATTTAGTACATGGATGTACCGTGTTGGTTTAAATACAGCAATTACGTTGTACCGAAAGTCAAAACGACGTGTAAACACTCAAGAGTTTGAGTCGGTTGCGTTTAAAATTAAGGCAGAACCTTATGACGACACAGCAGATCAACAATTAAAATTGCTGTATCAAGCGGTACACCAGTTGAATGATATTGAAAAAGCGCTGGTCTTTTTATATTTAGAAGATAAAAATTATAGTGAAATAAGCGAAACCCTCGGTATCAGTGAGGTAAATGCAAGAGTGAAGATGAACCGCGTGAAGAAGAAATTAAGAACCATATTAAATCCGTAG
- a CDS encoding NAD(P)/FAD-dependent oxidoreductase, with the protein MNIPDTKHPRVIVIGAGFGGIRLAKALGNKDVQLVLMDKHNYHTFQPLLYQVSSSGLEPDSIAYPVRKILKKYDNAFFRMAEVSRIDTEQNYVETNIGQLSFDYLVIATGTKTNYFGNKTIEANSMPMKSVPQSLDIRSLILQNFEKAAIADSEEEKKAFLNFVVIGAGPTGVELSGAIAELKNNILPDEYHDLNSDLMQIHLLEGAERVLPPMSEQASKKAEGFLKELGVLVHCNTIVKDYDGDIITTNTDLKLASETVIWAAGVTGTPIQGINESAIHDKTKRFKVNQYNQIEGYDHIFAIGDMALMTTEDFPKGHPQVAQPAIQQGKLLGKNLLKLVKGESMEAFHYFDKGTMATIGRNRAVVDLKHLKFGGFFAWFIWMFVHLMALVGFRNRVVVFFNWSYNYINFDKAARLIIRPFVKHK; encoded by the coding sequence ATGAACATCCCAGATACAAAACATCCTAGAGTTATAGTAATTGGAGCCGGTTTTGGAGGCATTCGTTTGGCCAAGGCTTTAGGCAATAAAGACGTGCAATTGGTTTTAATGGATAAACACAATTACCACACATTTCAACCGCTGTTATACCAAGTGTCAAGCTCGGGTCTTGAGCCAGATTCTATTGCGTATCCCGTGCGTAAAATTTTAAAAAAGTATGACAACGCCTTTTTTAGAATGGCAGAAGTGAGCCGCATTGATACCGAACAAAATTATGTTGAGACCAATATAGGTCAATTGAGTTTTGATTATTTGGTTATTGCAACGGGTACAAAAACAAATTACTTCGGAAATAAGACCATAGAGGCCAATAGTATGCCCATGAAATCTGTGCCGCAGTCTCTAGATATCAGGAGTTTGATTTTACAGAATTTTGAAAAGGCAGCTATAGCAGATTCCGAAGAAGAGAAAAAGGCATTTCTTAATTTTGTGGTGATTGGTGCAGGCCCTACAGGTGTTGAGCTGTCTGGAGCCATTGCAGAATTGAAAAATAATATTTTACCAGATGAGTATCACGACCTCAATAGTGATTTAATGCAAATTCATTTATTAGAAGGTGCAGAGCGAGTATTACCACCTATGAGTGAACAGGCCTCAAAAAAAGCCGAAGGTTTTTTAAAGGAGCTTGGTGTGCTTGTACATTGCAATACCATTGTTAAAGATTATGATGGTGACATTATTACCACCAACACCGACTTAAAATTAGCTTCGGAAACCGTCATTTGGGCAGCAGGGGTTACAGGTACTCCTATACAAGGCATTAATGAGAGCGCTATTCATGATAAAACCAAACGCTTTAAGGTCAACCAATACAATCAGATTGAAGGGTATGATCACATTTTTGCTATTGGAGATATGGCGTTGATGACGACAGAGGATTTTCCCAAAGGACATCCGCAAGTGGCACAACCCGCCATTCAGCAAGGAAAGTTACTAGGTAAAAATTTACTAAAACTTGTCAAAGGAGAATCTATGGAAGCCTTTCATTATTTTGATAAAGGTACCATGGCTACCATTGGCCGCAATCGCGCCGTTGTAGATTTAAAACATCTAAAGTTTGGTGGCTTTTTCGCCTGGTTTATTTGGATGTTCGTTCATTTAATGGCACTAGTAGGTTTTAGAAATCGTGTAGTTGTATTTTTTAATTGGAGCTATAATTATATCAATTTTGACAAAGCCGCACGTTTAATCATAAGGCCTTTTGTGAAACATAAATAG
- a CDS encoding TonB-dependent receptor, producing the protein MRILFSFFFLFMSLMTNSQTTINGSVVDSKNQIIPGANVHLEGTYDGATTDEYGHFSFTTEEEGSQVLLISYMSYETKTIVAEVSQLKDLKITLREDMGALDTVVISAGSFEANDNSKVSVLKPLDVVTTASALGDFVGALQTLPGTSTVAEDGRLFVRGGDANETQIFIDGIRVFTPYTPTANNTPTRGRYSPFLFDGITFSTGGYSAEYGNALSSVLLLNTVDEPDQEKTDIGIMSVGGSLGHTEKWEKTSLSVNASYINLAPYIALFPDRNEWEKPYQGAQGEAVFRQKANSGMLKFYAAFDASNFDLNQEDINDPNGVDFKLNNKNFYANSSYQGTLGQGWSLNTGLSYTITNTDIGINTDDISNKENSAHFKLKFKKRFNSRFKINFGAEHFVTDFDEDYISENMLSRYGFKSNNSAAFVESDIIFSKNLALKLGMRTDHYALSDQLNFAPRASLAYKTSKNGQLSVAYGDFYQNANNDILKFSDTVIPEQAKHYIMNYQYVNNGRLFRAELYRKDYNNLVKFDADFPDLNSVYTNGGDGYAQGLDVFWRDNTSIKNMDYWISYSYLDTERDYRNFPIAAQPNFANTHNFSAVTKYWIEDWKSQVGFAYTFASGRPYTNPNTNDFLSETTKSFNNLSVNWAYLLSPQKILYLSVNNVLGFSNVYGYQYANTPNADGNFNRRALKPAADSFFFVGFFWTISDDGKDNQLDNL; encoded by the coding sequence ATGCGAATATTGTTTTCTTTTTTCTTTCTTTTCATGTCTTTAATGACAAATAGCCAAACTACCATAAATGGTAGCGTAGTAGATTCAAAAAATCAAATCATTCCCGGTGCAAATGTGCATCTAGAAGGCACCTATGATGGTGCTACTACCGATGAATATGGTCATTTTAGTTTTACTACTGAAGAAGAGGGGTCTCAGGTGCTTCTTATTTCTTATATGTCTTATGAGACTAAAACAATAGTTGCCGAAGTATCGCAACTTAAAGATCTTAAAATTACCTTAAGAGAAGATATGGGGGCTTTGGATACGGTGGTGATTTCTGCAGGATCGTTTGAAGCTAATGATAATAGTAAGGTTTCCGTTTTAAAACCCTTAGATGTGGTTACCACTGCAAGTGCTTTGGGAGATTTTGTGGGTGCACTTCAAACCTTACCAGGAACCTCTACAGTAGCCGAAGATGGTCGTCTCTTCGTTCGTGGCGGTGATGCTAATGAAACGCAGATTTTTATAGATGGTATTCGTGTTTTTACACCCTATACACCAACTGCCAACAATACACCAACCCGGGGACGATATTCTCCGTTTTTATTTGATGGCATTACCTTTTCAACCGGTGGTTATTCTGCGGAATACGGAAATGCACTATCCAGTGTGCTATTGCTAAATACGGTTGATGAGCCAGATCAAGAAAAAACAGATATTGGGATCATGAGCGTTGGCGGAAGTCTTGGCCATACCGAAAAATGGGAGAAAACGTCTTTAAGTGTCAATGCATCCTACATTAACTTAGCGCCTTATATTGCCTTGTTTCCAGATCGCAATGAGTGGGAGAAGCCGTATCAAGGTGCTCAGGGAGAAGCCGTATTTCGTCAAAAAGCAAATTCAGGAATGCTCAAATTTTATGCAGCTTTTGATGCATCCAATTTTGATCTTAATCAAGAAGACATTAATGATCCTAATGGTGTGGATTTTAAATTAAATAATAAGAATTTTTACGCCAATTCTTCATACCAAGGGACTTTAGGCCAAGGGTGGTCTTTGAATACGGGATTGAGTTATACTATCACAAATACTGATATAGGGATCAATACCGATGATATTTCAAATAAGGAAAACAGTGCCCATTTTAAGCTCAAGTTTAAAAAGCGCTTTAATAGCCGATTCAAAATCAATTTTGGAGCAGAACATTTTGTAACAGATTTTGATGAGGATTATATTTCTGAGAATATGTTAAGTCGTTATGGTTTCAAGAGTAACAACTCAGCGGCGTTTGTGGAGTCTGATATTATTTTTAGTAAAAATCTGGCGCTCAAACTAGGGATGAGAACAGATCATTATGCGCTTTCAGATCAACTGAACTTTGCCCCAAGAGCGTCATTAGCTTATAAAACCTCAAAAAACGGTCAGTTGTCTGTAGCTTATGGTGATTTTTATCAAAATGCGAATAATGACATTTTGAAATTTTCAGATACGGTCATCCCAGAACAGGCTAAGCATTATATCATGAATTATCAATATGTCAATAATGGCAGATTGTTTCGTGCTGAACTCTACCGAAAGGATTATAATAATCTGGTAAAATTTGATGCCGATTTTCCAGACTTAAATTCGGTTTATACTAATGGAGGTGATGGTTACGCTCAAGGTTTGGATGTGTTTTGGAGGGATAACACGAGTATAAAAAATATGGACTATTGGATCAGCTACTCGTATTTAGATACCGAGCGCGATTATCGTAATTTCCCTATAGCTGCGCAACCTAATTTTGCAAATACTCATAATTTTTCGGCCGTGACAAAATATTGGATTGAAGATTGGAAGAGTCAAGTAGGGTTTGCCTATACCTTTGCTTCGGGTAGGCCATACACCAATCCTAATACTAATGATTTTTTAAGCGAGACCACAAAAAGTTTCAACAACTTGAGTGTCAATTGGGCCTATTTGTTAAGCCCGCAAAAGATTTTATACCTATCGGTTAATAATGTTCTCGGTTTTAGCAATGTTTATGGCTATCAATATGCAAACACACCAAATGCCGACGGAAATTTTAATAGAAGGGCACTAAAGCCTGCGGCAGATTCCTTTTTCTTCGTTGGATTCTTTTGGACCATTAGTGATGATGGTAAAGACAATCAGTTGGATAATTTATAG